The Streptomyces kanamyceticus genome window below encodes:
- a CDS encoding urease subunit alpha codes for MSRPTRHADHCAPGSRHIDPYEYATVHGPRAGDRVRLGDSGLVIRVESDAQKHGDEFLAGFGKTARDGLHLKAAAVRETCDVVISNVVVIDAVQGIRKVSIGIREGRIASIGRAGNPDTLDGVDVVVGTGTTIISGEGLIATAGAIDTHVHLLSPRIMEASLASGVTTIIGQEFGPMWGVGVNSPWALRHAFNAFDAWPVNIGFLARGSSSDAAPLVEALAEGGACGFKVHEDLGAHTRALDTALRVAEEHDVQVALHSDGLNECLSVEDTLSVLDGRTIHAFHIEGCGGGHVPNVLKMAGVPNVIGSSTNPTLPFGRDAVAEHYGMIVSVHDLKTDLPGDAAMARDRIRAGTMGAEDVLHDLGAIGITSSDAQGMGRAGETVRRTFAMAGKMKAELGPMEGDGERDDNARVLRYIAKLTINPALAHGLAHEVGSLEVGKMADVVLWRPPFFGAKPQMVLKSGVPAYGVTGDPNAATDSCEPLVLGPLFGAHGAVPADISVAFVARAAAESGSFGRSHDAMATRRRRVAVRGTRGIGPADMVGNNRIGQVDVDARTGLVTLDGAPVRSEPAQEVSLSRLYFL; via the coding sequence ATGAGCAGGCCCACCAGGCATGCCGATCACTGCGCGCCGGGCAGTCGGCACATCGATCCGTACGAATACGCCACCGTCCACGGCCCGCGCGCGGGCGACCGGGTCCGGCTCGGCGACTCGGGTCTGGTGATCCGGGTCGAGTCCGACGCGCAGAAGCACGGCGACGAATTCCTCGCCGGTTTCGGCAAGACGGCGCGTGACGGGCTGCATCTGAAGGCCGCCGCGGTGCGTGAGACGTGTGACGTCGTGATCAGCAATGTCGTCGTGATCGATGCCGTGCAGGGCATTCGCAAGGTGTCGATCGGGATCCGGGAAGGGCGGATCGCTTCCATCGGGCGGGCGGGGAATCCCGACACCCTCGACGGCGTCGACGTCGTCGTCGGCACCGGGACCACGATCATCTCCGGCGAGGGCCTCATCGCCACCGCGGGTGCGATCGACACCCACGTGCACCTGCTGTCGCCGCGGATCATGGAGGCGTCGCTGGCGTCCGGTGTGACCACGATCATCGGGCAGGAGTTCGGCCCGATGTGGGGCGTGGGTGTCAACTCGCCCTGGGCGCTGCGTCACGCGTTCAACGCCTTCGACGCCTGGCCTGTCAACATCGGCTTCCTGGCGCGAGGTTCGTCCTCGGACGCCGCACCGCTCGTGGAGGCGCTCGCCGAGGGCGGTGCCTGCGGGTTCAAGGTGCACGAGGACCTCGGCGCGCACACCAGGGCGCTCGATACGGCGTTGCGGGTGGCGGAGGAGCATGACGTCCAAGTCGCGCTGCACAGTGACGGGTTGAACGAGTGCCTGTCGGTGGAGGACACGCTCAGCGTGCTCGACGGGCGTACCATCCACGCCTTCCACATCGAGGGCTGCGGCGGCGGGCACGTGCCGAACGTGCTGAAGATGGCGGGTGTGCCGAACGTGATCGGTTCCTCGACCAATCCGACGCTGCCGTTCGGCCGTGACGCGGTCGCCGAGCACTACGGGATGATCGTCTCGGTCCATGACCTGAAGACGGATCTGCCCGGTGACGCGGCGATGGCCCGGGACCGGATCCGGGCCGGGACGATGGGCGCGGAGGACGTGCTGCACGATCTGGGGGCCATCGGGATCACCTCCTCGGACGCGCAGGGCATGGGGCGGGCGGGCGAGACCGTGCGCCGGACCTTCGCGATGGCCGGGAAGATGAAGGCCGAGCTGGGCCCGATGGAGGGCGACGGCGAGCGGGACGACAACGCGCGCGTGCTGCGCTACATCGCCAAGCTGACCATCAACCCCGCCCTGGCCCACGGCCTTGCCCACGAGGTCGGCTCCCTCGAAGTCGGCAAGATGGCCGACGTCGTGCTCTGGCGCCCGCCGTTCTTCGGCGCCAAGCCGCAGATGGTCCTCAAGTCCGGCGTGCCCGCCTATGGCGTGACCGGTGACCCCAACGCCGCCACCGACAGCTGCGAACCGCTCGTACTCGGACCGCTGTTCGGCGCGCACGGCGCCGTGCCCGCCGACATCTCCGTGGCCTTCGTCGCGCGGGCCGCCGCAGAATCGGGCTCCTTCGGGCGGTCGCACGACGCGATGGCCACCCGGCGCCGCCGCGTCGCCGTGCGCGGCACCCGTGGCATCGGGCCCGCGGACATGGTCGGCAACAACCGGATCGGGCAGGTCGACGTCGACGCGCGGACCGGCCTGGTCACCCTCGACGGCGCCCCCGTGCGCTCCGAGCCCGCGCAGGAGGTCTCCCTGAGCCGCCTCTACTTCCTCTGA
- the ureA gene encoding urease subunit gamma, with translation MPLTPTERDRLLLFTAAELARSRHARGLGLNVPEATALIADTVCEAARDGLRLAEAVERGRAVLRPDDVLPGVADVVTEIQVEAVFDDGTRLAVISEPFGAWPRRDDAPGAVLPATEVAAPEPVVTLGVRNTATVPVSVTSHFHFFEANPRLDFDRAAAYGMRLAVPAGSSVRFGPGESVEVGLLPIGGERIAIGFAGLVDGPLDAPGAKKDALRKAVACGYLGASSTESPAGVRA, from the coding sequence ATGCCGCTGACCCCCACCGAACGTGACCGGCTCCTGCTGTTCACGGCCGCCGAACTCGCGCGGTCCCGGCACGCCCGCGGCCTCGGGCTCAACGTCCCCGAGGCCACCGCGCTGATCGCCGACACCGTCTGCGAGGCCGCGCGGGACGGGCTCCGCCTCGCCGAGGCCGTCGAGCGCGGCCGTGCCGTCCTCCGCCCCGACGACGTCCTGCCCGGCGTCGCCGACGTGGTCACCGAGATCCAGGTCGAGGCCGTCTTCGACGACGGCACGCGGCTGGCGGTCATCAGCGAACCGTTCGGTGCGTGGCCCCGGCGCGACGACGCCCCCGGTGCCGTACTCCCGGCGACGGAGGTCGCTGCGCCCGAGCCGGTCGTGACGCTGGGCGTGCGCAACACCGCGACCGTGCCCGTCTCCGTGACGTCGCACTTCCACTTCTTCGAGGCCAATCCGCGGCTCGACTTCGACCGTGCGGCGGCGTACGGGATGCGGCTTGCGGTGCCCGCGGGCTCCTCGGTGCGTTTCGGTCCCGGCGAGAGTGTTGAGGTGGGGCTGTTGCCCATCGGCGGCGAGCGGATCGCGATCGGTTTCGCGGGTCTGGTGGACGGCCCGCTGGATGCGCCGGGCGCGAAGAAAGACGCCCTGCGCAAGGCGGTGGCCTGCGGCTACCTGGGTGCGAGCAGTACCGAAAGCCCGGCAGGAGTACGCGCATGA
- a CDS encoding TetR/AcrR family transcriptional regulator, which yields MAPRTTQILEAAARLIARRGVRGLRVEELAAEAGVSTGLIYYHFKDRTGILRHTLEFINDRAERYTTGRDPEAEPLAPREELEEILLLELQDTPEVRENSSAWGELRASAVFDEVLREDLARATLVWVQEVAALLGQVRPMTPAPALAAAGERLTALLEGLSMRWLSGGLQLDHARDLVRGAIDAELALLRGK from the coding sequence ATGGCGCCTCGCACTACTCAGATCCTCGAAGCGGCCGCACGGCTGATCGCCCGTCGCGGTGTCCGCGGCCTGCGCGTCGAAGAACTCGCGGCCGAAGCGGGCGTCTCGACCGGGTTGATCTACTACCACTTCAAGGACCGCACGGGGATCCTGCGCCACACCCTGGAGTTCATCAACGACCGCGCCGAGCGCTACACCACGGGGCGCGACCCCGAGGCCGAACCCCTGGCCCCCCGCGAGGAGTTGGAGGAGATCCTCCTGCTCGAACTGCAGGACACCCCGGAGGTCAGGGAGAACAGCTCCGCCTGGGGCGAGCTGCGGGCCAGCGCCGTCTTCGACGAGGTGCTTCGCGAGGACCTCGCCAGGGCGACGCTGGTGTGGGTGCAGGAGGTCGCCGCCCTGCTCGGGCAGGTGCGGCCGATGACCCCGGCGCCCGCTCTCGCCGCGGCGGGCGAGCGGCTCACCGCGCTCCTGGAGGGGCTCAGCATGCGCTGGCTCAGCGGTGGACTCCAGCTCGATCACGCGCGCGACCTGGTGCGCGGCGCCATCGACGCCGAGCTGGCGCTGCTGCGCGGGAAGTAG
- a CDS encoding serine/threonine-protein kinase translates to MSPQPPGVPGPPGAPTAHAPLSADDPREIGGYRLHARLGAGGMGVVYLAHTPGGRPIALKAVRDEFAADPEFRRRFAHEVASARSIHGLFTAQVVDSGVDAPTPWLATAYVPGLSLQEVVRRHGPLPVRTVLLLVAGIAEALQAIHWAGVVHRDLKPANVLIAEDGPRVIDFGIARAADATGLTGTGLRIGTAAYMAPEQARGLAVTPATDVFALGALAAYVAGGVLAFGDGPESAALYRVVHEAPDLSRVPHDLHELLGRCLAKRPEDRPDPAELITAARAHPVMGARPEFTEGWLPRGVSSELAGRDGAPEPAPGPGPGSGPGPGPGSGPGPGPGGHAPTHAQPTLAAASAASAASAEPATGPEPRRTRRGRGGRRRGAGAALVVAAVLLVSVGGAAYYFLDRRGDPARDPSGSSDSADSSDTSHQPHTPSPRPSSKPSSPAPSSEGAYVPDYTDAELTAPDPDYEFDLSAGKVVPAETADWYLERTDTEFVLSDDSDAFVAAGYVLSPADCVRGIETEPVTELPFDDLADERPFCVRSPDGKSVVIARLVEAVPGEGPVTVVMSRHNQGG, encoded by the coding sequence ATGTCCCCTCAGCCTCCCGGCGTGCCCGGCCCGCCCGGCGCGCCGACCGCCCACGCGCCCCTGTCGGCCGACGACCCCCGCGAGATCGGCGGCTACCGCCTGCACGCCAGGCTCGGCGCCGGTGGCATGGGGGTCGTGTACCTCGCCCACACGCCGGGCGGGCGGCCCATCGCCCTGAAAGCGGTGCGGGACGAGTTCGCCGCCGACCCCGAGTTCCGCAGGCGCTTCGCCCACGAAGTGGCCAGCGCACGGAGCATCCACGGGCTGTTCACCGCGCAGGTGGTCGACTCCGGAGTGGACGCCCCCACACCGTGGCTCGCCACCGCGTACGTACCCGGACTCTCCCTCCAGGAGGTGGTACGACGACACGGCCCGCTGCCCGTACGGACGGTGCTCCTGCTCGTCGCGGGCATCGCGGAGGCGCTCCAGGCCATCCACTGGGCCGGGGTCGTCCACCGGGACCTCAAACCGGCCAACGTGCTGATCGCCGAGGACGGCCCCCGCGTCATCGACTTCGGCATCGCACGCGCGGCCGATGCCACGGGCCTGACCGGCACCGGACTGCGGATCGGCACCGCCGCGTACATGGCGCCCGAGCAGGCGCGGGGCTTGGCCGTGACCCCGGCGACCGACGTCTTCGCGCTCGGCGCGCTCGCCGCGTACGTGGCCGGGGGAGTGCTCGCCTTCGGGGACGGGCCCGAATCGGCAGCGCTGTACCGGGTGGTCCACGAGGCGCCCGACCTGTCCAGGGTGCCCCACGACCTGCACGAGCTGCTGGGACGCTGCCTGGCCAAGCGCCCGGAGGACCGCCCTGACCCGGCCGAACTGATCACGGCGGCGCGGGCGCATCCCGTCATGGGAGCACGTCCCGAATTCACGGAGGGGTGGCTGCCGCGGGGGGTCAGCAGCGAACTCGCCGGGCGCGACGGGGCGCCGGAACCGGCACCGGGGCCTGGTCCCGGCTCTGGGCCCGGTCCGGGTCCTGGGTCCGGTCCCGGTCCTGGGCCCGGCGGTCACGCGCCGACGCACGCCCAGCCGACACTCGCCGCTGCCTCCGCCGCCTCTGCCGCCTCTGCCGAACCCGCCACCGGCCCCGAACCGCGCCGGACCCGCCGTGGCCGCGGCGGCCGACGGCGCGGGGCCGGGGCGGCCCTGGTGGTCGCGGCGGTGCTCCTCGTCTCGGTCGGCGGCGCGGCGTACTACTTCCTCGACCGTCGCGGAGACCCGGCACGAGACCCCTCCGGTTCCTCGGATTCCGCCGATTCCTCCGACACCTCCCACCAACCCCACACGCCGTCCCCCCGGCCCTCGTCGAAGCCGTCGTCGCCCGCCCCCTCGTCCGAGGGCGCGTACGTGCCGGACTACACGGACGCCGAACTCACCGCCCCCGACCCCGACTACGAGTTCGACCTCTCGGCGGGCAAGGTCGTTCCCGCCGAGACCGCGGACTGGTACCTGGAGCGGACCGACACCGAGTTCGTCCTGTCCGACGACAGCGACGCCTTCGTGGCCGCCGGATACGTGCTGAGTCCCGCCGACTGCGTACGCGGGATCGAGACGGAACCGGTGACCGAGCTCCCCTTCGACGACCTCGCCGACGAACGTCCCTTCTGCGTCCGCAGCCCGGACGGGAAGAGCGTCGTCATCGCGCGCCTCGTCGAGGCCGTGCCCGGCGAAGGGCCCGTCACGGTGGTCATGAGCCGCCACAACCAGGGCGGCTGA
- a CDS encoding TetR/AcrR family transcriptional regulator — protein MRAVDQQAQQAHREGMDVGADRRTVILRGAARVIARHGVRGLRVSEVAAEAGVSTALVYYHFKDRAGILHRTLEFISDRAERYTAGHPRRERDSDPRRDLESSLLLEFQDRPEVRENSTAWGELQATSVFDPELRDALAEARLIWIGELTHTLGRIQPTAPAPALTESAERLTATLEGLSTRWLSELLPLGHARELMRDAMAVELAQLARRASPTLFD, from the coding sequence ATGCGTGCCGTCGATCAGCAGGCACAGCAGGCACACCGGGAAGGCATGGACGTGGGGGCGGACCGCAGGACGGTCATCCTGAGAGGGGCGGCCCGGGTCATCGCCCGGCACGGCGTACGGGGCCTGCGGGTGTCGGAGGTCGCCGCCGAAGCGGGCGTCTCCACGGCGCTCGTCTACTACCACTTCAAGGACCGCGCGGGCATCCTGCACCGGACCCTGGAGTTCATCAGCGACCGGGCCGAGCGCTACACCGCGGGACATCCGCGGCGGGAGCGCGACAGCGACCCGCGCCGCGACCTCGAAAGCTCCCTGCTCCTTGAGTTCCAGGACCGGCCCGAGGTGCGCGAGAACAGCACCGCCTGGGGCGAGTTGCAGGCCACCTCGGTCTTCGACCCCGAGCTCCGCGACGCGCTCGCGGAGGCCCGGCTGATCTGGATCGGCGAGCTGACCCACACCCTCGGCCGCATCCAGCCGACCGCTCCCGCGCCCGCGCTCACCGAGTCCGCCGAGCGGCTCACCGCCACCTTGGAGGGGCTCAGCACGCGCTGGCTCAGCGAGCTGCTGCCCTTGGGGCACGCGCGTGAGCTGATGCGGGACGCCATGGCGGTGGAGCTCGCCCAGTTGGCCAGGCGCGCCAGTCCCACACTTTTTGACTGA
- a CDS encoding agmatine deiminase family protein — MSHLLPSRRSALRAIAGIGAVVLGASACGPGDSVAGASTAGDEDAVTEGRRMGAEWESHARTFMSWPALESVWEDDLRYVREDIARIARSIAEYEYVVMMARPDQLKAAQKACGRDVEVIPLAVDDLWARDTVPVFVEDDGKVTGIDFNFNGWGNKQEHDNDGQVGRKLLAEYDIPRKKAPLVAEGGSFETDGEGTLLITESSIVNDNRNRGKSRDQIEDELKRTLGIKKVIWLAGVRGQDITDAHVDSLVRFTAPGVVLLDRAHPDTPADSWSRAADQAKSVLSEATDARGKPFEIIDLPQPDLYEITGEGDDFVSTYANFYVANDSVFIPKFGDRKADKRAKSILQEHFPKRDVVQINIDTIASGGGGIHCSTHDEPGKPVD; from the coding sequence GTGTCCCACCTCCTCCCCTCCCGCCGTTCCGCCCTCCGCGCGATCGCCGGAATCGGCGCCGTCGTCCTGGGCGCTTCGGCCTGCGGACCCGGCGACTCCGTGGCCGGGGCGAGCACCGCGGGCGACGAGGACGCGGTGACCGAGGGACGCCGGATGGGCGCCGAGTGGGAGAGCCACGCGCGCACCTTCATGTCGTGGCCCGCCCTGGAGTCGGTGTGGGAGGACGACCTGCGCTACGTGCGCGAGGACATCGCCCGCATCGCCCGCTCCATCGCGGAGTACGAGTACGTCGTGATGATGGCGAGGCCCGACCAGCTGAAGGCCGCCCAGAAGGCGTGCGGGCGCGACGTCGAGGTCATCCCGCTCGCCGTGGACGACCTGTGGGCCCGCGACACGGTGCCGGTGTTCGTGGAGGACGACGGCAAGGTCACCGGCATCGACTTCAACTTCAACGGGTGGGGCAACAAGCAGGAGCACGACAACGACGGCCAGGTGGGCCGCAAGCTCCTGGCCGAGTACGACATCCCCCGCAAGAAGGCCCCGCTGGTCGCCGAGGGCGGCTCGTTCGAGACCGACGGCGAGGGCACGCTCCTGATCACCGAGAGCTCGATCGTCAACGACAACCGCAACCGCGGCAAGAGCCGGGACCAGATCGAGGACGAGCTCAAGCGGACGCTCGGGATCAAGAAGGTCATCTGGCTGGCCGGTGTGCGCGGGCAGGACATCACCGACGCGCACGTGGACAGCCTCGTACGGTTCACCGCGCCGGGCGTGGTGCTCCTGGACCGGGCGCACCCCGACACGCCCGCCGACTCCTGGTCGCGCGCGGCTGACCAAGCGAAGTCCGTGCTGAGCGAGGCGACCGACGCCAGAGGCAAGCCCTTCGAGATCATCGACCTGCCGCAGCCCGACCTGTACGAGATCACCGGCGAGGGCGACGACTTCGTGTCGACGTACGCCAACTTCTACGTCGCCAACGACTCGGTGTTCATCCCCAAGTTCGGCGACCGCAAGGCCGACAAGCGGGCGAAGAGCATCCTCCAGGAGCACTTCCCCAAGCGTGACGTGGTGCAGATCAACATCGACACCATCGCCTCCGGTGGCGGCGGCATCCACTGCTCCACGCACGACGAGCCGGGCAAGCCGGTCGACTGA
- a CDS encoding DUF4436 domain-containing protein, which translates to MMRRPTRSRGRLLIAGLVLCAVAAAVTVGVWLQFGERHDLDTRYRAGGDAPDRVDITASVQRVDAAGRELTLRLLVTPRGDLAEAGGVAPAESLTLQTSADVRGDLTFPAHSRISTVDVPVTLTAGSITDYPFDAYDTDLEFGAVQGGEAVPVRMTLTNNDALFAATVEASEANGAAVFYVGIGRSTSVLIFAVFMMAAMWALAIAVLIGAWFLLSRRKGLTWPALGWMAATLFALAAFRNTAPGAPPIGSLLDYIAFLWAETVIAFCVITVVVMGMRAESHPSPDPPASP; encoded by the coding sequence ATGATGCGACGCCCCACCCGGTCCCGCGGCAGACTGCTGATCGCGGGCCTGGTGCTCTGCGCCGTGGCGGCGGCCGTCACCGTCGGGGTCTGGCTCCAGTTCGGCGAACGCCATGACCTGGACACCCGCTACCGCGCGGGCGGCGATGCCCCCGACCGGGTGGACATCACCGCGTCGGTCCAGCGGGTCGACGCGGCGGGCCGGGAGCTGACCCTGCGCCTCCTGGTCACCCCGCGCGGAGACCTGGCGGAGGCGGGCGGCGTCGCCCCCGCCGAGTCCCTGACCCTGCAGACGTCGGCCGACGTGCGGGGAGATCTCACCTTCCCCGCGCACAGCCGGATCTCGACGGTGGACGTGCCGGTCACCCTGACGGCGGGCTCGATCACCGACTATCCGTTCGACGCGTACGACACGGATCTCGAATTCGGCGCCGTACAGGGTGGCGAGGCCGTGCCCGTCCGCATGACGCTGACCAACAACGACGCGCTGTTCGCGGCCACGGTCGAGGCCTCCGAGGCGAACGGCGCCGCCGTCTTCTACGTCGGGATCGGCCGCTCCACCAGCGTCCTGATCTTCGCCGTCTTCATGATGGCCGCGATGTGGGCGCTGGCCATCGCCGTACTCATCGGCGCGTGGTTCCTGCTCTCCCGGCGCAAGGGCCTGACCTGGCCCGCGCTCGGCTGGATGGCCGCCACGCTCTTCGCGCTCGCCGCCTTCCGCAACACCGCGCCCGGCGCACCGCCCATCGGCTCCCTCCTCGACTACATCGCCTTCCTGTGGGCGGAGACGGTCATCGCGTTCTGCGTCATCACGGTGGTCGTCATGGGGATGCGGGCGGAGTCCCACCCGTCGCCGGATCCGCCCGCGTCCCCCTGA
- a CDS encoding PPOX class F420-dependent oxidoreductase, protein MTSTPFSPRTLLAESRLGVLATIKSDGRPQLSPVLPFYDEKAGLLYVSMTEGRAKTANLRRDPRATLEVTGPDGREWATAEGVATLTGPSEDPRGPEVEALVDYYRLAAGEHPDWDEYRSVMVADRRVLMVMTVDHVYGARIG, encoded by the coding sequence ATGACCTCGACACCCTTCAGCCCGCGCACCCTGCTCGCCGAGAGCAGGCTCGGCGTGCTCGCCACGATCAAGTCCGACGGCCGCCCCCAGCTCTCGCCCGTCCTGCCCTTCTACGACGAGAAGGCGGGCCTCCTCTACGTCTCGATGACCGAGGGGCGGGCCAAGACCGCGAACCTGCGCAGGGACCCCCGGGCCACCCTGGAGGTGACGGGGCCCGACGGCCGGGAGTGGGCCACCGCCGAGGGCGTCGCGACCCTGACAGGACCCTCGGAGGATCCGCGAGGGCCCGAGGTCGAGGCGCTGGTGGACTACTACCGCCTCGCCGCGGGTGAGCACCCGGACTGGGACGAGTACCGGTCGGTCATGGTGGCCGACCGCAGGGTGCTCATGGTGATGACCGTCGACCACGTGTACGGCGCCCGCATCGGCTGA
- a CDS encoding NAD(P)-dependent oxidoreductase: protein MRNQQAEHTPVTVIGLGLMGQALAGAFLGAGHPTTVWNRTAAKAEPLVARGAKSAGSVAEAVAASPLVVVCVSDYDAVHALLDPLDGTALQGRTLVNLTSGTSAQARERAAWADGRGADYLDGAILAGPAAIGTADAVVLLSGPRSAFDPHASALGGLGAGTTYLGADHGLASLYDAAGLVMMWSILNGFLQGAALLGTAGVDATTFAPFITQGIGTVADWLPGYARQIDDGAYPADDAAIDTHLATMEHLIHESEFLGVNAELPRFIKALADRAVADGHGGSGYPALIEQFRTHSGK, encoded by the coding sequence ATGCGGAACCAGCAGGCAGAGCACACCCCTGTGACGGTCATCGGCCTCGGCCTCATGGGCCAGGCCCTCGCCGGGGCGTTCCTGGGCGCGGGACACCCCACGACCGTGTGGAACCGGACGGCGGCGAAGGCCGAACCGCTCGTCGCCCGGGGCGCGAAGAGCGCGGGATCGGTCGCCGAAGCGGTCGCCGCGAGCCCGCTGGTGGTCGTCTGCGTCTCGGACTACGACGCCGTGCACGCGCTCCTCGACCCGCTCGACGGCACGGCCCTCCAGGGGCGCACCCTGGTGAACCTGACCTCCGGCACCTCGGCCCAGGCCCGCGAGCGCGCCGCGTGGGCGGACGGCCGCGGCGCCGACTACCTCGACGGCGCGATCCTGGCGGGACCCGCCGCGATCGGCACGGCGGACGCCGTCGTCCTCCTCAGCGGGCCCCGGTCGGCCTTCGACCCGCACGCGTCTGCCCTCGGCGGCCTCGGCGCGGGAACGACGTACCTCGGCGCCGACCACGGTCTCGCGTCGCTGTACGACGCGGCGGGCCTCGTCATGATGTGGAGCATCCTGAACGGCTTCCTGCAAGGCGCCGCGCTGCTCGGCACGGCCGGTGTGGACGCCACGACGTTCGCCCCGTTCATCACCCAGGGAATAGGAACCGTCGCCGACTGGTTGCCCGGCTACGCGCGACAGATCGACGACGGCGCGTACCCCGCCGACGACGCCGCCATCGACACCCATCTGGCCACCATGGAACACCTCATCCACGAGAGCGAGTTCCTCGGAGTGAACGCCGAACTCCCCAGGTTCATCAAGGCCCTCGCCGACCGGGCCGTGGCCGACGGGCACGGCGGCAGCGGCTACCCGGCGCTGATCGAACAGTTCCGCACGCACTCAGGGAAGTGA
- a CDS encoding MerR family transcriptional regulator, translating into MLIGELSGRTGVHTHQLRYYEAQGLLTPDRGSNGYRDYGEDAVLTVRQIRSLLEAGLSTQEIAYMLPCAVGTGPDFYFCPDLLDVLRGRLRGLDDNIDTLTRSRDVLHDFIDATERRAA; encoded by the coding sequence GTGCTGATCGGAGAACTGAGCGGACGGACCGGCGTGCACACGCACCAACTGCGGTACTACGAGGCCCAGGGCCTGCTCACACCCGACCGCGGCAGCAACGGCTACCGCGACTACGGCGAGGACGCCGTGCTGACCGTGCGGCAGATCAGGAGCCTGCTCGAAGCCGGTCTCTCGACGCAGGAGATCGCGTACATGCTGCCCTGCGCCGTGGGCACAGGACCCGACTTCTACTTCTGCCCCGATCTCCTGGACGTGCTGCGGGGGCGCCTGCGCGGCCTCGACGACAACATCGACACGCTCACGCGCTCGCGCGACGTGCTCCACGACTTCATCGACGCGACCGAGCGGCGGGCGGCGTAG
- a CDS encoding NAD(P)H-dependent oxidoreductase: MKILWISAHPEQRSLNGRLMTEGLRVLTELGHERRVSDLYAMDWKPIVDAGDFGGASRERLFIGREQERAYGSGELSEDIRAEQEKLAWADVVVFQFPLWWLGPPAILKGWFDRVLVQGFGFGIKDPEGQALRYGDGGLAGKRALVVTSIGARESSFGPRGIHGPLEEVLFPLLHGTFWYTGMAALPPFAVYGADRLTAAGFSRATADLRERLRTLDTTEPLPFRHENGGEYDEDLTLRPDVAAGLTGVGVHRAQDGRAHR; the protein is encoded by the coding sequence ATGAAGATTCTCTGGATATCCGCCCACCCCGAACAGCGCTCCCTGAACGGCCGCCTGATGACCGAGGGACTGCGCGTGCTGACCGAGCTCGGGCACGAGCGCCGCGTCAGCGATCTGTACGCCATGGACTGGAAGCCGATCGTGGACGCCGGTGACTTCGGGGGCGCGTCGCGCGAGCGGCTCTTCATCGGGCGCGAGCAGGAACGCGCGTACGGCAGCGGGGAGTTGAGCGAGGACATCCGCGCCGAGCAGGAGAAGCTCGCCTGGGCGGACGTGGTCGTCTTCCAGTTCCCGCTCTGGTGGCTCGGACCGCCCGCGATCCTCAAGGGCTGGTTCGACCGCGTCCTGGTCCAGGGCTTCGGATTCGGCATCAAGGATCCCGAAGGGCAGGCGCTGCGGTACGGCGACGGGGGCCTGGCAGGGAAGCGCGCCCTGGTCGTCACGTCCATCGGTGCCCGGGAGTCCAGCTTCGGCCCGCGCGGCATCCACGGACCCCTTGAGGAGGTCCTGTTCCCGCTGCTGCACGGCACGTTCTGGTACACCGGCATGGCCGCGCTCCCGCCGTTCGCGGTGTACGGCGCCGACCGGCTCACGGCGGCGGGCTTCTCGCGCGCCACGGCGGACCTGCGCGAACGCCTGCGCACCCTGGACACCACGGAGCCCCTGCCCTTCCGGCACGAGAACGGCGGGGAGTACGACGAGGATCTGACACTGCGGCCGGACGTCGCGGCGGGGCTCACGGGCGTCGGAGTGCACCGCGCGCAGGACGGCCGCGCACACCGCTGA